A region from the Aquimarina sp. ERC-38 genome encodes:
- a CDS encoding alpha/beta hydrolase: MKNYIFVFVLSFVAFAQAQVKYETFRSIKMDQSRDLKIQLPRNYEKNEDKMYPIIVVLDADYLFEPVAGNVDYFSYWEDMPEAIVVGVLQNKTRQEDGRYDQASYLPEGKGADFYEFIAQELLPYINDSYRTAQMRMIIGHDYTSNFINYFLFKEDPIFQAYINLSPELAPTMDERITNALTSINKDIWYYVATATEDTGAINKQLTELDTQLQTIENPTLNYGFDNFEGSSHYTLVARAIPRAFEFIFAKYRPISKKIYQEEILPLETSPYEFLTDLYDMVEELYGVKRQIRMNDFMAIATAIQKKELWEDMEPLGRLAIKEHPQSMLGYYFLGFGYEQLGEPRKALKAYESGFSLDEAVFLTKDYMLDKVNKIKEDFGY, encoded by the coding sequence ATGAAAAATTATATTTTTGTATTTGTACTTTCTTTTGTTGCTTTTGCCCAGGCGCAAGTAAAGTACGAAACATTTAGGTCTATAAAAATGGACCAGAGTCGTGATCTAAAAATTCAACTCCCTAGAAACTACGAAAAAAACGAGGATAAAATGTATCCGATTATTGTAGTGCTGGATGCAGATTACCTTTTTGAACCGGTAGCTGGTAATGTGGATTATTTTTCTTATTGGGAAGATATGCCAGAGGCCATTGTAGTAGGTGTTTTACAGAATAAAACCCGACAAGAAGATGGCAGGTACGATCAGGCTTCTTATTTACCAGAAGGTAAAGGTGCTGATTTTTATGAATTTATAGCTCAGGAGTTACTGCCTTATATTAATGATTCTTATCGAACAGCGCAAATGCGGATGATTATCGGACACGATTATACCAGTAATTTTATTAACTACTTTTTATTTAAAGAAGACCCTATCTTTCAGGCCTATATTAATTTAAGTCCTGAATTAGCACCTACCATGGACGAACGTATTACAAATGCGCTAACCAGTATTAATAAGGATATCTGGTACTATGTGGCAACAGCTACAGAAGATACCGGAGCTATTAATAAACAACTGACAGAATTAGATACACAATTACAAACTATAGAAAATCCCACTTTAAATTATGGGTTTGATAATTTTGAAGGTTCTTCACATTACACCTTAGTAGCAAGAGCAATTCCAAGGGCTTTTGAATTTATTTTTGCAAAATACCGTCCTATTAGCAAAAAAATCTACCAGGAAGAGATTTTACCCTTAGAAACTTCACCGTATGAATTTCTTACGGATTTATACGATATGGTCGAAGAACTATATGGAGTAAAAAGACAAATACGGATGAATGATTTTATGGCTATTGCTACGGCAATCCAGAAAAAAGAACTATGGGAGGATATGGAACCTTTGGGTAGGCTTGCTATCAAGGAACATCCGCAAAGCATGTTGGGTTATTATTTTCTTGGTTTTGGCTACGAGCAATTAGGTGAACCCAGAAAGGCCCTTAAGGCATACGAGAGCGGATTCTCTCTGGACGAAGCTGTTTTTCTGACTAAAGATTATATGCTGGATAAAGTCAATAAAATAAAAGAAGATTTTGGATATTAG
- a CDS encoding lysylphosphatidylglycerol synthase transmembrane domain-containing protein, producing the protein MLGVFLIWYSIYSATPEERQTTLRYISQADPIWVILSILLGLLSHILRAYRWKFLLDPLDYNIKLSNSFMAIMAGYLSNLGIPRSGEVLRAGLATTYEKIPFQKAFGTIISERLVDLLLLIVVVISTLLLESGKLYEYLGDTLTSPVQTLFILLAIIGIGILLLRVFKNSSNTFVQKIRSFGEGLLEGIRSIFKMKKKVLFITYSVLIWALYIIMFDVVRYTVPATADLHLGAMLVAFVAGTLAYSTTNGGIGAYPLAIGYALLLYGVEESAGKAFGWILWSAQTALTLLIGALSFLFLPILNKVE; encoded by the coding sequence TTGTTGGGAGTTTTTTTAATTTGGTATTCTATCTACTCGGCTACACCCGAAGAGCGTCAGACGACCCTACGTTATATTTCTCAAGCAGATCCCATATGGGTAATCCTATCCATTTTATTAGGTTTATTATCACATATATTACGTGCCTATCGTTGGAAATTTTTATTAGATCCGTTGGATTATAATATCAAACTATCAAACAGCTTTATGGCAATCATGGCAGGTTATCTTTCTAATTTAGGTATTCCACGGTCAGGAGAAGTATTACGGGCTGGTCTCGCTACCACCTATGAGAAGATACCGTTTCAGAAGGCTTTTGGCACCATTATTTCAGAACGCTTAGTGGATTTGCTTTTATTAATTGTAGTTGTCATCTCCACCTTATTATTAGAATCTGGTAAACTATACGAATATTTGGGTGACACCCTTACCAGTCCGGTTCAAACTTTATTTATTCTACTAGCCATTATTGGTATAGGAATCCTACTGCTTCGTGTATTTAAAAACTCTTCAAATACTTTTGTACAGAAGATTCGTTCTTTTGGCGAAGGCTTATTGGAAGGAATACGAAGTATTTTTAAAATGAAGAAAAAAGTGCTGTTTATCACCTACAGTGTTTTGATCTGGGCACTCTATATCATTATGTTTGATGTAGTTCGCTATACGGTTCCGGCTACAGCAGATTTACATCTAGGTGCTATGCTGGTAGCTTTTGTAGCCGGCACCCTGGCCTATTCCACCACTAATGGCGGCATCGGAGCTTATCCTTTGGCGATCGGATATGCATTACTATTGTATGGAGTGGAAGAATCTGCCGGAAAGGCCTTCGGGTGGATATTGTGGAGTGCACAAACGGCACTAACCTTATTAATAGGTGCATTATCCTTCTTGTTTCTGCCTATTTTAAACAAAGTCGAATAA
- the panD gene encoding aspartate 1-decarboxylase yields the protein MYVHVVKSKIHRVKVTGAELNYIGSITIDEDLMDAANIIEGEKVQIVNNNNGERLETYAIPGPRKSGEITLNGAAARKVAKGDVLILITYAMMELEEAKKFRPALLFPNEENNLLN from the coding sequence ATGTATGTACATGTAGTTAAATCTAAAATTCACCGGGTAAAGGTTACCGGAGCTGAACTTAATTATATTGGTAGTATTACCATTGATGAAGATTTAATGGATGCGGCAAATATAATCGAAGGAGAAAAAGTTCAAATTGTAAACAATAACAATGGTGAGCGCCTTGAAACCTATGCAATACCCGGACCGAGAAAAAGTGGAGAGATTACTTTAAACGGAGCAGCTGCCCGAAAAGTAGCTAAAGGGGATGTACTTATTCTTATTACCTATGCAATGATGGAACTGGAAGAAGCAAAGAAATTCAGACCGGCACTTTTATTTCCGAATGAAGAAAATAATTTACTAAATTAA
- the panC gene encoding pantoate--beta-alanine ligase, protein MNLCQKRQEIEVVVADVKEKGKTIGFVPTMGALHVGHLSLIKKSLAENDYTIVSIFVNPTQFNNPDDLQNYPRTLTTDMELLATLDKDIIVFAPDSKELYQDKVTSFKYDFGNLATQMEGRFRPGHFEGVATVLQLFFKLILPDKAYFGEKDFQQLIIIKKLVALKNLSVTIIGCPIYREASGLAYSSRNSRLTPVQKKEAAFIYQVLIEVKAKFGIKSALEISEWVQKQFEKNQYLSLEYFQLCDTETLQPVSHIAENKKYRAFIAAYAGEVRLIDNMALN, encoded by the coding sequence ATGAATTTATGTCAGAAAAGACAGGAGATAGAAGTTGTTGTTGCAGATGTCAAAGAAAAAGGTAAAACCATAGGTTTTGTACCTACTATGGGAGCTCTACATGTGGGTCATCTTAGTCTTATTAAAAAATCATTAGCCGAAAATGATTACACCATTGTGAGTATTTTTGTAAATCCTACTCAATTTAATAATCCGGACGATTTACAAAACTACCCTAGAACATTGACTACTGACATGGAATTATTAGCTACATTAGATAAGGACATTATAGTATTTGCACCGGATAGCAAAGAACTTTATCAGGATAAGGTAACCTCTTTTAAATATGATTTTGGTAACCTGGCGACGCAGATGGAAGGGCGTTTCCGTCCCGGACATTTTGAGGGCGTAGCTACCGTATTGCAACTCTTTTTTAAATTAATACTACCGGACAAGGCTTATTTCGGAGAAAAGGACTTTCAACAACTGATTATTATCAAAAAGCTGGTAGCACTTAAAAATCTTTCGGTTACTATTATCGGTTGCCCTATTTACAGAGAGGCTTCCGGATTGGCATATAGTTCGAGAAACAGCAGGCTGACCCCGGTACAAAAAAAAGAAGCAGCTTTTATCTATCAAGTACTCATAGAAGTTAAAGCAAAATTTGGCATAAAAAGTGCATTAGAAATATCAGAATGGGTACAAAAACAATTTGAAAAAAATCAATATCTGTCATTAGAGTATTTTCAGCTATGTGACACAGAAACTTTGCAACCTGTATCTCATATAGCCGAAAATAAAAAGTATAGGGCATTTATTGCCGCTTATGCCGGAGAAGTTCGACTTATTGATAATATGGCCCTTAATTAA
- a CDS encoding glycogen/starch synthase codes for MKDKRILYVSSEVIPYLPETEISSMSFEAPRMVNSKGGQIRIFMPRYGNINERRHQLHEVIRLSGMNLVINDLDMPLIIKVASIPKERMQVYFIDNEDYFKRKATLTDEEGNLFPDNDERAIFFAKGVIETVKKLNWSPDVIHVHGWLAGLLPLYLRNYYANEPLFNHSKIVTSVYNTGFEGALDNKMMEKVKFDGIEDDLISNLKEPTYSNLMKVAIDNSDATIIASPEIPKELSSYLSTVSQPVLEYKGMDEFASAYEAFYQTEVLV; via the coding sequence ATGAAAGATAAGAGGATATTGTATGTATCATCAGAAGTAATACCTTATTTACCGGAAACGGAAATTTCTTCAATGTCGTTTGAAGCGCCGCGTATGGTGAATAGTAAGGGAGGACAAATTCGGATATTTATGCCACGTTATGGTAATATTAATGAGCGAAGGCATCAATTACACGAAGTGATACGACTTTCCGGAATGAATTTGGTTATCAATGATCTGGATATGCCACTAATTATTAAAGTGGCATCTATCCCAAAGGAGCGAATGCAGGTATACTTTATTGATAACGAGGATTACTTTAAAAGAAAAGCTACACTTACGGACGAAGAAGGAAATTTATTTCCGGATAACGATGAAAGAGCTATATTTTTTGCAAAAGGGGTTATTGAAACCGTTAAAAAACTGAACTGGTCTCCGGATGTTATTCATGTACATGGATGGTTGGCAGGGTTATTGCCTCTATATCTACGAAACTATTATGCAAATGAACCATTATTTAATCATAGTAAAATTGTAACTTCTGTGTATAACACTGGATTTGAGGGTGCGTTGGACAACAAAATGATGGAAAAGGTAAAATTTGACGGAATTGAAGATGATTTAATCTCAAATTTAAAGGAGCCTACTTATAGCAATTTAATGAAAGTTGCTATCGACAATTCTGATGCAACTATTATTGCATCTCCTGAAATTCCTAAAGAATTAAGTAGTTACTTAAGTACGGTCTCACAACCCGTATTAGAGTATAAAGGAATGGACGAATTTGCCTCTGCATACGAAGCTTTCTACCAGACAGAAGTATTGGTTTAA
- a CDS encoding DUF4270 family protein: MKHNTIRVFIGVVTLFSLLIISCDEDFNSVGSEVINGIGFENRTYISKPLAYTIDVGEVQTNGLPYYSLGTYNDPTYGALEYDFLGQVALPLSTDPNSTLPLTFDFDNVKTFDSVVLYLPYFSRVTEPANTAENSPAEYDLTIGYGDNTAVFGLNIYRSNYFLSNFDPQQNENGQIGDRRAYFSNDLIEFESSLKFEPISTFEVIVNREDSTRQFKEKNDFLVSTEAIANLLPDDNDEDLLPSLTFLTPGLYVHLDTLKFNEFFLKEDVNFPSPNNRNNFLNFFRGLYVDFEKKSDNKDVLFAINTSNASLNFYFTEVFKRESKDSIGAPKTISLRFNGNNINGIQEKPSFTIPDANVVDGDANLFLKGGKGSYATIELLSDRIIVDENENAVLDENGNFQITTENLANSIPEIEFLQSQNWIINDAKLRFYVNQDALRGQDTLLEPERIFIFDLETGARLTDFCNDIALQFPNVENHLPPLERDNNGNGVFYDVNLTNYLNNVLLGNENLSTLGIAVSQDVSRESINDVDRGIVCGPLTPREVKNSERIITATSVISPEGTILYGNTQEVPEDKRLELIISYSQSIRE; encoded by the coding sequence ATGAAGCATAACACAATAAGGGTTTTTATTGGAGTGGTAACGTTATTTTCGTTACTAATTATTTCCTGTGATGAAGATTTCAATTCGGTGGGGAGTGAAGTAATTAATGGTATTGGTTTTGAAAACAGGACATATATTAGTAAACCCCTTGCTTATACTATTGATGTAGGTGAAGTACAAACAAACGGGTTGCCTTATTATTCGTTAGGAACTTATAATGATCCTACCTATGGAGCATTGGAGTATGATTTTTTAGGACAGGTGGCGCTTCCTCTTTCTACAGATCCAAATTCTACACTACCCCTTACTTTTGACTTTGATAACGTTAAAACTTTTGATAGTGTAGTACTATACCTTCCTTATTTCAGTAGGGTTACTGAACCGGCAAATACTGCTGAAAATAGTCCGGCTGAATATGATTTGACTATAGGATACGGAGATAATACTGCTGTTTTTGGGTTAAACATTTATCGATCTAATTATTTCTTAAGTAATTTTGACCCGCAACAGAATGAGAATGGTCAGATAGGAGACAGACGTGCTTATTTTTCAAATGATCTAATAGAATTTGAAAGTAGTTTAAAGTTTGAACCCATTTCTACATTTGAAGTAATAGTAAATAGAGAAGATTCAACCAGACAGTTTAAAGAAAAAAATGACTTTTTAGTGTCTACAGAAGCAATTGCTAATTTATTGCCAGATGATAATGATGAGGACTTACTTCCAAGCCTCACCTTTTTAACCCCGGGTTTATATGTACATCTGGATACTTTAAAGTTTAATGAATTTTTTCTAAAAGAAGATGTTAATTTTCCAAGTCCTAATAACCGAAATAATTTTCTAAATTTCTTTAGAGGACTGTATGTAGATTTTGAAAAGAAAAGTGATAATAAAGATGTTCTTTTTGCAATTAATACTAGTAACGCGAGTCTTAACTTTTATTTTACGGAAGTATTTAAAAGAGAGTCTAAAGATTCGATAGGTGCTCCAAAAACAATATCATTACGTTTCAACGGTAATAATATAAATGGTATACAAGAAAAACCAAGCTTTACTATTCCTGATGCTAACGTGGTAGATGGAGATGCTAATTTATTTTTAAAGGGGGGCAAAGGTTCTTATGCAACAATTGAATTATTATCTGATAGGATTATTGTAGATGAAAATGAAAATGCAGTTTTGGATGAAAATGGAAATTTTCAAATTACCACTGAGAATCTAGCTAACTCCATTCCGGAAATAGAATTTTTACAAAGTCAAAATTGGATCATTAATGATGCTAAGTTACGCTTTTATGTAAATCAGGATGCTTTAAGAGGGCAGGATACATTACTAGAGCCAGAAAGGATTTTTATTTTTGATCTGGAAACAGGGGCTCGACTAACTGATTTCTGTAATGATATAGCCCTACAGTTTCCTAATGTCGAAAATCATCTACCACCTTTAGAAAGAGACAACAATGGTAATGGTGTCTTCTATGATGTTAATCTTACTAATTATTTAAATAACGTACTACTGGGGAATGAGAACCTAAGCACATTAGGTATTGCCGTTTCGCAAGATGTATCTAGAGAAAGTATTAATGATGTTGACCGTGGTATCGTATGTGGACCTTTAACTCCCCGAGAGGTTAAAAACAGTGAACGAATTATTACTGCTACTTCAGTAATCTCTCCGGAAGGAACTATTTTATACGGAAATACACAAGAAGTACCAGAAGATAAACGTTTAGAATTGATTATCTCTTATTCGCAGTCAATCAGGGAATAA